The segment ttcgaataattaatcATTAATCTCTGAATGAATTTCTTAAGAATGAAGACATAGCTTCCACTTtaccttttttcctttcctaaACATTTTCTTACATTTCAGGTAATTTGGTAACGGTGATAGCACTGTTAAAATATACAAGGTTGAGACGACATGCTACGACCGCATTCGTGATAAGTCTTAGTATTTCAGACTTGATTTTCTCTGCCGTAAATTTACCATTAACTGCGAGCAGATATTTAAACGAGGCGTGGGTACTGGGTGAAACCCTATGCAAAATATTTCCGCTCTTTTTTTATGGGAATGTAGCAGTGTCTTTGCTCAGTATGGTGGCGATTACGATCAATCGGTTTGtataaaatagatttaatCATATTCGTTATAGACTTAGagcatattaataattattctattgtTTCTAATACTTTGGCGTATAACGAAACACCTGGTCTCGACAAAGTGTTTGGTTCAGTTTATTTTAAGATATGCTGACGAATTATACTATTGATTTTACAAAGTCAGCATACTTCTATGGAACTTAATCGTTTATTACTCATCCGAATAGGATCAAGTGTACGCATGATAAATCCAATACCAACAGCTGCTCCtgatattgtattaaattatcgGCCTCATTGAATTTGCATCGATacctttattaaaaaattacaactgCTTGTTGAAGAAATGTTTTAGAGACTCACAAGTCAGTCCGCTGatattttttgcaaaataatgTTTCGCATctactataatataaaattcatcatATTTCTTCTAAACCATGGAAACGTATCGTAGTAAAGAATAAAGTTCTGCATTCGTAAGTAATTATGAAACTAAAGGAACGATACTCTTaagaattgaaatgaaaaatgaaatgaaaatcaaaattttcacTTACATCACTGTGATTTTTAGTCCGCCAAATTATGAACAGACATTAACTGCATTAACAtcgatattcttttttctataaatataagcGACTTTAATATATTGCCAAAGTGTTAGAATAAATCCGCTTCTAGTAACAGTTGCAATAgctcaaataaataaataataaattattcggaAAGGAACCCTAAATATAAAACTgattaatcgataaatttcagATATATACTGATCTCGAGATCCGAAATATACGCTCAATTATACACCACGCAACGGATCATTCTAATGCTGATCGCCATTTGGACGCTGAGTTTCTCCCTACTTTTGCCGCCATTACTCGGTTTTTGGGGGACACTCGGCTTAGAACCATCTACATTTTCCTGTACGATTCTAAAGAAGAATGGTGCGAGCCCAAAGAAATTCTTGTTCGTTCTAGGATTTGTCGTGCCTTGCGTGGTTATAAGCGTATCTTATCTTTGCATTTATTGGCGTGTAAGAAAGAGCAGAAAGAATCTGGAGGCTCATACTGGAGCCTCCAGGAGGAAAGCTGGAGGATTTCAACGAAGAGAGGATTCTAGAGTGACCAGATTGATGTTGACCATATTTTTGTGTTTCCTTTTGTGTTTCATGCCATTGATGCTGGTCAACGTGATCGATGACAAAATAAAAGTCCCGGTTTTTCATGTGATAGGTTCTGTACTTGCGTGGGCCTCCTCTGTAATTAATCCTTTCATTTATGCTGGCACTAACAAGCTGTACAGAGAGGCCTATAAGCAAGTTTTGTGTCCAGTTTCTAGCAAACTACCGACCACTGGACCGAAACCGACGCATTCGCATTCGAGTAAAGTATCGTCACCTCAAGCcacttaaaattcaataactttatattctaaTCGACGGTTTATTGTTGTTTGAAAGACTTTTTTTTATCTACTTGGGTACTAATAAATATCACGACAtagatataatgaaaattattcgaaatttgtgtaataaaaatattctaaaggTATTTTCGTGACATCTAAATTATCTAAAATGTAGAATGATAGAAGCGAAACAAGTGGaagatgtttaaaaattttagagTAGATAGTAAAAGTAGTAGAATAAATACTTTGACCAaagttgtatattttattaaagaagaAGTTTATGTTTTAATTATCTATAGTGAAACT is part of the Bombus fervidus isolate BK054 chromosome 7, iyBomFerv1, whole genome shotgun sequence genome and harbors:
- the Tre1 gene encoding trapped in endoderm 1; its protein translation is MDDSLTNGTIFDLASGDESLKHFPRSVTIAAAVCAIIFSIVGVAGNLVTVIALLKYTRLRRHATTAFVISLSISDLIFSAVNLPLTASRYLNEAWVLGETLCKIFPLFFYGNVAVSLLSMVAITINRYILISRSEIYAQLYTTQRIILMLIAIWTLSFSLLLPPLLGFWGTLGLEPSTFSCTILKKNGASPKKFLFVLGFVVPCVVISVSYLCIYWRVRKSRKNLEAHTGASRRKAGGFQRREDSRVTRLMLTIFLCFLLCFMPLMLVNVIDDKIKVPVFHVIGSVLAWASSVINPFIYAGTNKLYREAYKQVLCPVSSKLPTTGPKPTHSHSSKVSSPQAT